The genomic DNA CATCAATTCTATAAGCAGTTGTTATTTTTAATTGATTTGGCGTTCCGTATGTTTTTACTTCAGGTGCAGAACCAAAAGCATCTTTTAATGTTTCTGCAACTTTAGTAGAATTCATGTCTTGATCGAAACGAACAACAAAAGAACGACCTCCTTTAAAGTCTACACCCTGTTTTAATCCGATTGAAAAGATTGAAATAAGACCACCAATAATAATTGTTCCAGAAATGATATATGCAATTTTACGTTTCTTTAAGAACTCTACACTAATATTCTGAAACCATCCTTTAGAGATAGAAGTGTTAAAAGTTAACTTAGAGTTTTTATTTACAGCTCCATCAATTAATAAACGAGTAATAAATACAGCAGTAAATAAAGAGGTTGCGATACCAATCATTAAAGTTAAAGCAAAACCTTTAATTGGTCCTGTTCCAAAAACAAATAAGATAATACCTGTTAAAAGAGTGGTAATGTTTGCATCAATAATTGCAGATAACGCTCCTTTTACAGAGAACCCTTCTTCTACAGATTGTTTTAACCCTTTCTTCTTAAATAAACTTTCTTTAATTCTTTCGAAGATAATTACGTTTGCATCAACAGACATACCAATTGTTAAAATAATACCAGCAATACCAGGTAATGTTAACACAGCGTTGAAAGACGCTAAAATTCCGAAGATGAATAAGATATTTACAATAAGTGCAATATTGGCATATAAACCAGCTTTACCATAGTATAAGATCATCCAAAGTAAAACCAATAAAATTGCTAAACCAAATGAAAGGAAACTAGCGTCTATTGCTTCTTGTCCTAAAGAGGGACCAACAACTTCTATTTGAATAATTCTTGCAGCAGCTGGTAATTTACCTGCTTTTAATACAGTAGCAATATCTTCTGCCTCTTCAATAGTCATGCTACCACCAGAAATAGAAGTACTACCTCCTGTAATTGCATTGTTTACTGTTGGTGCAGTGTATACATTGTTATCTAAAACTACTGCAATAAATTTATCTTTTTGTGCAGCTAAATCTGTTGTTAGTTTTGCCCAATCTTTAGAAGCACCACTATTCATAGTCATGCTAACTTCAGGTTTATTTAATTGACTAAAAACTTGAGAAGCATCTAAAATAACATCGCCTTCTAAAGGGGCAACATCATTTCTATTTGATTTTATTGCATATAAAGCAACTAATTCATCCGCTTCAAAGTCACTGTTTTCAGTTCCTGGTTGTTGCGTAGAAAAAGATTTATAATCCCATAAGAATTTTACATAACGTAATTCATTAGGTAGTAAATCTCTAATTTCTTTTCTTTTTAATAAGTCATTTACAGTTGCTGTATCTATAACTTTAGCATACCCAATTGTAGAGCTTAATTGCGCCTGCATTGGACTTAAGTAAGAGAAAAGCATTTTTTGGTTTACTTGTGTAGAATCGATAGATTCTCCTAATAAATCATCAATATCATCTTTTTTAACAGTGTCTTTAACTTTTTCAGTTACAGAAGTATCTTTTAATAATTCTATAGATTTAGAATTTGCTATAGATAAATATTGTAAAACTTCTGCATTAGAATATACTTCCCAAAACTGTAATTCAGCTTTACTAGTAATTAAAGAAGTTACACGTTCAATATCTTTAGCGCCTGGTAATTCAATTTGAATTCTACCAGAATTTCCAATTCTTTGAATGTTAGGAGAGGCTACACCAAATTTATCAATTCTACTTCTTAAAACTTCAAAAGCAGTACCAATAGAACTATTAATTTCTTTTTGTAAAGTTTCTCTAACAGAAATATTGTTTTCATTAAAAGAAATTTTCTCACTTAATCCTTTTGTTCCAAAAATTGAAGGATCACTTAATTTAGTGTCTCCAGCAATTTTTTGAAATTCTTCGAAGAATAAGTCTAAATAATTTGAATTACTACTTTTTTGCTTTTCATCTGCAGCTTCTAAAGCTTTATTAAAAGCTTCATTTTTAGAATCGTTAGACAAATTCTTTAAAACCTCTTTAACAGAAACTTGTAAGATAGCATTAATACCACCTTTTAAATCAAGACCAAGATTCATTTCTTTGTCTCTAACATCATTGTAGGTATATTTAGCAATACCTAAATTAATAATGTCTTTGTTTGCAACACTGTCTAAATATTTCTTTTCAGAAGCAGCTTTCTTTCTTGCATTATTATCAGTTACCTTTAATTCAGCATATTCTTTAGCATCCGTTTCTACTTTGTTTGCTAAGAATGTGAATGATAGTTGATATAAACTCACTATTCCGAAAAGAATAGCAAATACTTTAATCAGTCCTTTGTTTTGCATGTTCGTTATTTTATGTCGACTTTCTTTTTTTTAAAAACGAGCAAATATATTGTTTCTCGTAAAATCTGACAATTATTTTTGGTGATTGTTTTTTGTTATTTATAGTGTGATACTCCTAAATTTAAAGGGGTTGCAAAAAATGGAAATGAGTACATTTTTAGCTAATGTAGTTTTGGGGGCCAGCTCTAACTTCTGGCTCTTTGTAAGAAGTTCTGTTCTTTGTAAAAGAATTGTTTTTATTAACTTTATATGCAATTTTATAAAGTTGATCTGTTTTGTGTTGCTCTAAGTTTTTTGCGAGAGCCAAGTAATTTACAGTTGTAAACCTATCCGAATTATATTTTATTTCAAATACAAATTGATCATCTAAATTAGAGATATCAGTTTTAACTGTTAGTTCATGAATATCAATATTGTAATTAGAAGAGTTGTTATTATCTTCTTTGTCTTTAGAATTTTGATTTAGAATTAATTTATGCTGACTTTTGAGAACTTCTTTAATATTATTTATGCCAACAGCACTATAATAAGAAATTTTTAAAGTGCCTTTTTTGTTTGTTTTGATTGTAATATTTACAACGCCAAGTTTTATTAGTTCTTCTTTTACTTTAGCAACGGTGTTTTTAATATTTTTTTTGTTGATTTTAGAGTCAATAAACTCTAGAACAATTTCTTGATTTGGTATTGAAATTTGCTCCTGAGATGCACTAAAGTAGAGAAATAATAAAAAGAAAGTACTAATGTACCATTTTGCTTGCATGAGTCAAATATATAAAAATATTGCTTCTTAGTTCTTAATTAAAGAATCTTATTTAATTCTGTAATACGTAGTTTTATAGTGTAATGGTATAAGAGTTTTAAATATTCTTATTTTTGACTATATTTATTCTCTTAAAAATCAAAAAACAATAATACGTAAATAGTAGCTATGGAACATCAATCTGATATTGCAATTGCGCAAGCAAAAACACTGCAACATATAAAAAATATTGCTAAAAAATTAAATATAGAAGAGGACGACTTAGAAATGTACGGGAAGTACAAAGCAAAATTACCATTATCTTTAATAGATGATGAAAAAATAAAAAGCAACAATTTAGTTTTGGTTACCGCCTTAACACCAACACCTGCAGGTGAAGGGAAAACTACCGTTTCTATTGGTTTAACGGAAGGTTTAAATAAAATAGGAAAACAAGCAACCGTTGTTCTAAGAGAGCCTTCTTTGGGGCCTATTTTTGGAATGAAAGGTGGCGCTGCTGGTGGAGGATATTCGCAAGTTGTACCAATGGAAGATATTAATTTACATTTTACGGGAGATTTTAATGCGGTCGAAAAGGCAAATAATTTATTATCAGCATTAATAGATAACAACATTCAAAGTAAAACCAATAACTTAAACATAGATCCTAGAACTATTCTATGGAAGCGTGTGATAGATATGAACGATAGATCTCTGCGTGATATTACCATTGGTTTAGGAGGTACTTCTAACGGTGTGCCAAGGCAAGACGGGTTTAATATTACTCCCGCTTCTGAAGTGATGGCAATACTTTGTATGGCTTCAAATTTAGAAAATTTAAAAGAACGTTTAGGAAACATTTTTATCGGTTTCACTTTTGATAGAAAACCGATTTTTGCAAGAGATTTAAAAGCCGAAAATGCGATGGCTATTTTGTTGAAAGATGCCATTAAACCTAATTTAGTGCAGACATTAGAAGAAAATCCTGCGATTATTCATGGCGGACCGTTTGCAAACATTGCGCAAGGAACAAATACTATTATTGCGACTAAAATGGGACTGTCATTATCTAACTATGTTGTTACTGAAGCAGGTTTTGGTGCGGATTTAGGAGCTGAAAAGTTTTTGAATATCAAGTCTCAGTTTGCGAATCTAAACCCTAAATGTGTGGTTTTGGTTGCTACTATTAGAGCTTTACGTCATCATGGAGGTGCTAAATCAGAAGAGTATAATACAGCAGATCTAGAAAAAGTGAAAGACGGATTTAAAAATCTTGAAAAGCATATTGAAAATATTAGAAAATTTAACATAGAACCGGTGGTTGCAATTAATTCTTTTGTTTCAGATTCTGAAGAAGAAGTGAAGTTTGTAATTGATGCCTGTGCCAGCTTAGGAGTAAAAGCAGTTTTGTCTGAAGGTTGGGCAAATGGAGGTGAAGGAACTAAAAAATTAGCCGAAGCTGTCGTAGATGTTGTAGAAAACAAAGCAACCCAATACAAACCTTTGTACAATTGGAAATCTCCTATTAAAGAGAAGATTGAAACTATTGCAAAAGAAATTTATGGAGCAGATAAGGTTGTTTATGATACGAAGGCTGAATTAAACCTTAGAAGAATAGATAAATTAGGATTTAATAATTTTGCTGTTTGTATGGCAAAAACACAAAAATCTTTTTCAGATGATGCGAATTTAATAGGAAGACCTACTGGTTTTACAATAACCGTTCGTGAAATTGAAATAGCTGCAGGTGCAGAGTTTGTAATTCCTATCTTAGGAAAAATGATGCGAATGCCTGGGTTGCCATCAAT from Polaribacter sp. ALD11 includes the following:
- a CDS encoding formate--tetrahydrofolate ligase, producing the protein MEHQSDIAIAQAKTLQHIKNIAKKLNIEEDDLEMYGKYKAKLPLSLIDDEKIKSNNLVLVTALTPTPAGEGKTTVSIGLTEGLNKIGKQATVVLREPSLGPIFGMKGGAAGGGYSQVVPMEDINLHFTGDFNAVEKANNLLSALIDNNIQSKTNNLNIDPRTILWKRVIDMNDRSLRDITIGLGGTSNGVPRQDGFNITPASEVMAILCMASNLENLKERLGNIFIGFTFDRKPIFARDLKAENAMAILLKDAIKPNLVQTLEENPAIIHGGPFANIAQGTNTIIATKMGLSLSNYVVTEAGFGADLGAEKFLNIKSQFANLNPKCVVLVATIRALRHHGGAKSEEYNTADLEKVKDGFKNLEKHIENIRKFNIEPVVAINSFVSDSEEEVKFVIDACASLGVKAVLSEGWANGGEGTKKLAEAVVDVVENKATQYKPLYNWKSPIKEKIETIAKEIYGADKVVYDTKAELNLRRIDKLGFNNFAVCMAKTQKSFSDDANLIGRPTGFTITVREIEIAAGAEFVIPILGKMMRMPGLPSIPASENMSIDNNGVISGLS
- the secDF gene encoding protein translocase subunit SecDF → MQNKGLIKVFAILFGIVSLYQLSFTFLANKVETDAKEYAELKVTDNNARKKAASEKKYLDSVANKDIINLGIAKYTYNDVRDKEMNLGLDLKGGINAILQVSVKEVLKNLSNDSKNEAFNKALEAADEKQKSSNSNYLDLFFEEFQKIAGDTKLSDPSIFGTKGLSEKISFNENNISVRETLQKEINSSIGTAFEVLRSRIDKFGVASPNIQRIGNSGRIQIELPGAKDIERVTSLITSKAELQFWEVYSNAEVLQYLSIANSKSIELLKDTSVTEKVKDTVKKDDIDDLLGESIDSTQVNQKMLFSYLSPMQAQLSSTIGYAKVIDTATVNDLLKRKEIRDLLPNELRYVKFLWDYKSFSTQQPGTENSDFEADELVALYAIKSNRNDVAPLEGDVILDASQVFSQLNKPEVSMTMNSGASKDWAKLTTDLAAQKDKFIAVVLDNNVYTAPTVNNAITGGSTSISGGSMTIEEAEDIATVLKAGKLPAAARIIQIEVVGPSLGQEAIDASFLSFGLAILLVLLWMILYYGKAGLYANIALIVNILFIFGILASFNAVLTLPGIAGIILTIGMSVDANVIIFERIKESLFKKKGLKQSVEEGFSVKGALSAIIDANITTLLTGIILFVFGTGPIKGFALTLMIGIATSLFTAVFITRLLIDGAVNKNSKLTFNTSISKGWFQNISVEFLKKRKIAYIISGTIIIGGLISIFSIGLKQGVDFKGGRSFVVRFDQDMNSTKVAETLKDAFGSAPEVKTYGTPNQLKITTAYRIDDEGQEVDEEVQNTLFTGLKSYLGDTTYDNFKPGFEKEGSGVMSYIKVEPTIADDIKTDALYAVFGSLLVVFLYILLRFRKVSFSIGAVIAVFHDVLIVLAVFSITYSFMPFDMEIGQSFIAAILTVVGYSLNDTVVIFDRIREFTGTHPEWKYSRVVDKALSSTLGRTINTSLTTLLVMLAIFLFGGDSIKGFMFALIVGVIVGTYSSLFVATPIMYDTSKKEEKNN